CGCCAAACCCATCCATTTCCAGCAGCAAACCGGACAACGGGCTACCGAAGATGAAGGCCAGCGGCGCACCGAAATAGAAGAAACCCATGGCCTTGCCGCGCACGGCCTGGGGGAACCAGTAGGTAAGGTAAAGAATGACGCCGGGGAAAAATCCGGCTTCGGCCACACCGAGTAAAAAGCGCAGCACGTAGAAGCTGGTTTCGTTGTGGGCAAACACCATGGCCGCCGAAATCAGGCCCCAGCTGACCATGATGCGGCACATCCACAGACGGGCGCCGACGCGGTGCAGGATCAGGTTGCTCGGCACTTCGAGCAGCGCGTAGCCGACAAAAAACACGCCGGCGCCAAACGCAAAGGCAGCGTCGCTTAAACCGGTGTCGGCCTGGAAAGCTTGTTTGGCGAACCCGACGTTGGCGCGGTCGAGAAAGGCCATGATGTACATCAACAGCAGGAAGGGCAGCAGTCGCCAAGAAATCTTGGCGAGCAGGGGCGCGGGGAGGGTTTTCATAGTGGCGTCCGATGTTTTGTTCTTATGGGACGGACTGTACGGCGGCCGAGCAATACGCTACAAATCGAATCTCGCTTACAACTGATAACCTCAGGGTATCGATAACAAGGATAAAAATGCGCAGTCCCGCGATCTCTCCCAGCCTGTTCAACCGCCTGCGCTACAAGCACCTGCATATGCTCGTTGCGCTGAGCTCCAGCCAAAACCTGCACCGTGCGTCACAGGCGCTGAACATGTCGCAGCCTGCCGCCACGCGCATGCTGCGCGAAATCGAGGACATGTTTGCCTGTGATCTCTTCGAGCGGTTGCCTAGGGGCATGCGTCCTACGGCACTTGGCCAGGAGTTGATTCGCTTTGCCGAATCCGCCTTGAGCGGCCTGGACCGTTGCGCCGAAGACTTAATGGCACGACAGCAGGGCGGTTACGGCTACCTGTCGATTGGCACCATCATGGGGGCGGCGCCGGACCTGGTGATGGATTCCATCGCGCAGATCAAATCGCTGAACCCGCAACTGCGTATCCGCATCATGGGTGACACCAGCGACCAGGTGATCCAGTTGCTTGAACAGGGACGCATCGACCTGGCTATCTCGCGCCGTAATGCCGCCACCGACAACGAGCACTACAGCTTCGAACCCCTGGGCAACGAACGCTTGCTGGTGGTTGTGCACGCGGGCCACCCCTTGGCCCAGCGTGAGCAGTTGATGCTGGATGAACTGGTGCGCGACTGGCCGTGGATCCTGCAACCGCAAACCAGCCCGGCGCGCATCGGCTTCGACCAGGCGCTGCAGGATCTGGCGCTGCCCAGCCCGGCGGACATCATCGAATGCAGCTCGGTTTACTCCATGCAGCAGTTGATCCAGCTGACCGACGCGGTGATGGTGCTGTCCGAAAGTGCACTGCGTGATTACCTGAAAATGGGCCTGGTGGTGGCGCTGCCGGTGGCCCTCGACGTGCGACTGGCGCCGTTTGGCATGTTGTTGCGCAAGGGCGAAGTGGTGAGCCGCGAGCTGGGGTTGTTTATCGACTTGTTGCGACAGAAGGCCGCGATGCTTTGAACGCGATGTGTAAAGGGCATGGTGCGTCGGCACGATATTAAATAGAATGAATCTCATTTGAGACTCACTCGCGCCGCGCAGGTCGCTTGCCATGAATGATGCTGTTGTTCCGACCCTCGCCCCCGAACTGACGCTGTCGAGCCTGTACCGTGACCACCGCAGTTGGCTGGAAAGCTGGCTGCGCCGGCGCCTGGGCAATGCCTGGGATGCGGCTGACCTGAGCCAGGATACGTTCTTGCGGGTGCTCGCCAGCGCCCAGCCGATTGCGCAGATGCAGGAGCCGCGTGCCTATCTGGTCACCGTCGGCAAGCGCCTGTTGGTGAATTTTCATCAGCGGCGCAGCCTTGAACAGGCCTATCTGAAGGCCTTGGCGAGCCTCCCCGAAACCTGCGTGCCGTCGCCCGAACAGCGTTGGCTGGTGCTGGAAACCCTGCAAGCCCTGGATGAATTGCTCGATGGTTTGCCGGTGCTGGTCCGCCGAGCCTTCCTGTGGAGCCAATTGGAAGGCTTGGGCTACCGAGAGATCGCCGAGCGCCTGGACGTGTCGGAACGCACCGTAAAACGCTACATGGCCCAGGCCTACGAACACTGCCTGCTGGTGGACCTGTGAGCCGCGACGTCGCCCGCGCCGCCGCGCAATGGTTGGCGCTACTGGAGTCCGGTGCGGCCACCGAGCGTGATCACGCCGCGTTGCAGCATTGGCGTGACAGCCACCCCCAGCATGAACAGACCTGGCAAAAAGCCCAGACCCTGCGCCAGCGTTTCAGCGACTTGCCCCAGGCCTTGGCGATGGCCAGCCTCGACCGTCCGCAACCGGGACGCCGTGCCGTACTCAAGCGTGCGCTGGGGATCGCTGCACTGGTGCCGACCGCGTGGTTGATCAGCCGCCAATTGCCCATCGAGGCCTGGCGTGCCGACTTGCACACCGCCACCGGCGAGCGCAAACGCATGTCCCTGGCCGATGGCGGCAGCTTGCAGCTCAATACCGCGACGGCGGTGGACGTGGACCTGGCGCAGCGCCGCATCAGCCTGGTTGAGGGTGAGCTGGCGTTGAATGTGCCAGGCATGACGGCGATGACCGTGCACACACGCTACGGCGAGCTGCGGGTCAGCCAGGCTGAGGTGTGTGTGCGGCAGCTGGCCACGGGTTGCCTGGTGTCGGTGCTCAAGGGCTCGGTCCAGGTGCGCGATTTGAGCGGGCAGATGGCGACCTTGCAAGGTGGGCAGCAAGCGCCGCTCAAAGCCAGCGGCCTAGGGACCTGGGTGCCTTTCGATGTGCTGCAACTCGGCTGGCGCGATGGCGTGCTGACCGCGCAGAATCAGACGCTGGGTGACTTTCTGCGGGAGCTGGAGCGTTATCGACCGGGTGTGTTGCGCTGGGAGCCGAGCCTGGAAGACCTGCGGGTTACCGGTAGTTTTCGCCTGGACGACACCGACCGCATCCTCAACCTGCTGGCCTCAAGCCTGGGGCTGGAGGTGCAGGCGCGGACGCGGTATTGGGTGACCTTGCGCAAGGTCGTCTAAATCACGTGGGCCCGTTGCAGCTCAGTCAAGGATTGCGCCTTGAGCTGCGCCAACAACGGATCACGCCGGTCACGCGGGTGCGGCAGATTCACCGCCAATTCCTGGCGAATGCTGCTCGGTCGGTTGTCCATCACCAGCACCCGGTCACTCAGGTACAGCGCCTCGTCCACATCATGGGTCACCAGCAACAAGGCGATGGCATGGTGTTCGGCCAATTGCAGCAGTAGGTCCTGCAGCTTCATGCGGGTAAAGGCATCCACTGCACTGAACGGCTCATCCAGCAGCAACACCTGCGGCCGTGAATACAACCCCCGCGCAATGGCCACCCGCTGCGCCATGCCGCCGGACAATGCCTTGGGCAGTGCCTGGGCAAAGCCCTTGAGGCCGACTTCCTCGATCAACTGCGTGATCCAGGCCTTGTCGTAGTGGCTGTCATCGCTGAAACCGATGTTCTGTTCCACCGTGAGCCAGGGCATCAGCCGTGGCTCCTGGAACACAAAGGCCACTTCGCCATCGGGGCTGTGCAGTTCACCCTGGAAGTCCGTTTCCAGGCCGGCGACGATGCGCAGCAAGGTGCTTTTGCCGCAGCCGCTGGGGCCGAGCAGGCTCACGGCTTCCCGTGGTTGCAGCACCAAACGCACGTCTTTCAACACGGTGGTGCTGGCAAAGCTTTTACGCGCGACATGAATATCCAACAGAGGTTGCGCGCTCATTGCCCGGCTCCCTGGAAGGTATCGCGCCAGGCCAGGCAACGCGTTTCCAGCGCCGCGAGCAGGCCATCGCTGACTTTGCCCAACAGCGCCAACACGATAATCGCCGCCAGCACGATATCCGGCCGCGAAGTCTCCCGCCCATCACTGAGCAGGTAACCCAAGCCCTTGGTCGCCGCGATCAGCTCGGCTGCCACCAGAAACATCCACGCCAGGCTCAAGCCACTGCGCAACCCGGTGAACAGGCCGGGCAGGGCGGCGGGCAGCAGGATCCGACGCACCAGCCGCCACCGGCTGAAACCGTACATCTGCCCGACTTCCACCAGCTTGCGGTCGATATCGCGGATGGCAGCGACACCATTGAGGTACACCGGGAAAAACGCGCCAATCGCGATCAGCACGATCTTCGAGGTTTCGTCGATGCCCAGCCACAGCAGCAACAGCGGCACCCAGGCCAGGCTCGGGATCGAACGCAGCCCGGCAAACGTCGGTTCCAGGTAGGCTTCGGCCTCGCGGCTCAAACCGACCCAGGCGGCAAACACCAGGGCCAGGCTGGCGCCAATGGCAAAGCCCAACAGTACCCGGCCGAGGCTGGCGCTGATGTGTTTCCACAATGCGCCTTCGGCCAGGTCGGTGAGGGTCACGGCGATTTCGCTGGGTGCCGGCATCTGGTACGACGGCAGCCAACCCACGCGCACCACCACCTCCAGCACCAGCAGGATCAGCACCGGCAACACCAGGCCCTTGAGCCGCCTTGGCCAGGCACTGCGGTTGATCACCACCGGTGCGGCAAGGGGCAATGCTTGGGTTTTGCTGGTCATCACGGGCTCCTTAATGGCCGAACGAGGTGTCGATCAACTGGTCGATCACCTGGTCCACGTTCACGCCTTTGCGCACCAGTTCTTCCGACACCAGGATCGGGGCGGCCGCCTTGGACGCCACCACGTCCTTGCTGCTCAGGAACGGCGTGCTCAAATCGGTGCGCGAGAGTTGCAGCTTGGCCACTTCCAGCGGCAGGCCGGACTCGTCGGCCAGCAGCTTGGCGAATTCATCCGGGTGCTTCACCGCCCAATCCCGCGCCTTTTCATAGGCACCGAGCACTTTGGTGATGGTCTGCGGGTGCGCCTTGGCGAACTTCTCGGTGACGCTGACCACGCCGTAGCTGTTGAAGTCTTTATTGCGGTAGAGCAGGCGCGAACCGGCCTGGATTTCACTGGCGGCCATGTGCGGGTCGAGACCGGCCCAGGCGTCCACGTCACCTTTTTCCAGCGCAGTGCGGCCGTCCGGATGTTGCAGGTGCACCAGTTCCACGTCGTCCTTTTTCAGCCCGGCCTGTTGCAGGCTGCGTAGGGTGAACAAGTACGGGTCGGTGCCCTTGGTGGCGGCGATTTTCTTGCCCTTGAGGTCGGTGACGGTCTTGAACGGTGAGTCCTTGCGCACCACCAGTGCGGTCCATTCGGCGCGGCTGTACACGTACACCGATTTGATCGGGCTGCCGTTGGCGCGGCTCAGCACCGCCGACAAGCTGGCGGATGACGCAAAGTCCACGCCGCCACTGTTGAGGTATTCCAGGGAACGGTTGCTGCCCTGGCTCAACACCCAGCCCACTTTGGAGTTTGGCAAGGCTTGTTCCAGCCAGCCGAAATGCTTGAGCACCAGGCTGACGGGCGAGTAATAGGCGTAGTCGAGGTTGACTTCGGCGGGATCGGTGTCGGCGGCGTGGGCCAGGGGTTGCAGGCACAGCGCGAGGGCGCAGGCGCCGAATAGGCGTTGGGTGAAGGCTTTCATGGAACAGCTCCGGCAAGGCGTTGAGAGAAGGTTTTTCTTATATTCAGAAAATTTGGTTTGCATGTTCCATCATGCTTTATAGGAATATGCAGTCTCTGTGCCATGTACTTTGGAGGCGTGTTTCCAGGGTTCAGGAGGCATTAAACTGTGTTGGGAAAGGGCAGATTGTTGAAGTACTGTTGGCTGGGCAACAGCTCTCATATATCTGTATCGAATAAATAAAGAGTTATATATTCCTTTTAATGTTCGGGGCGATGGCGCATTTTGAAGGCCTGCGCATTCGTGCGGATTGACCCAACAGCCAAAAGGAAAGCCGACATGACCATTAAAGCGATCAACGTGCGCAACCAGTTCAAGGGCGTGATCAAGGAAATCCTGCTGGGGGAAGTGGTGTCGGAAATCGACGTGCAGACCGCGTCCGGCATTGTCACTTCGGTGATCACCACCCGTTCGGTGCGTGACCTGGAATTGAAGGTGGGCAGTGAGGTGATTGCGTTTGTGAAGTCCACCGAAGTGTCCATTGCCAAGTTATAAATGACTGCCCCCGCACTCAGGCGGGGGCATTCATGACTCAAGCGATTTTCGGTCCACTACCACCCGGTGGATGTGGCTCCGGTTTCTCTGGCGGTGCGTCCGTCGGCAAGTTCTTCGGCGCCTTGTTCGGGTCTTCGTAGTCCTTGTGCAAGCCCCCATCCAGCCGGTTGCTCGACGAACCGCCTTTTTGCGGGGTCTCGTCGAAGTGTTCCCATTCCGACTGCTGGAAGCGGAAGATGCTGTCGTCGGTTGGCGCGTCGCGACCACCGTAATGGTGGATTTCGTAGTGGGCGTATTCGACTTTGTCAGCCCAGTTGTCCTGCAATAGACCGTCGCCGGCCAGGTCGCGGTACCAGTCGTTTTCCTTCTCGGTCGCCTTCTGCTTTTTGTTGTGGTCGACGAAGTAGCCGATGATCCCGCCGACCACCGCCAACACCACGCCCACCAGGAACAACGGCCCGGTCAACGCCGCCGCCGTGCCCGCGCCAAACAGCGCCGCAGCTCCCAGTACGCCCGCCGAAGCACCAAACGCACCGCCCGCTACTTGCAGGCCGCCGGCCGCCTGGGCCAGGGGATCTTTGTCTTTCACGCCGCTCTTGATCGCCAGCGCACCCAACACGATGTCGGCAAAACCGCCGGCAATGTCCGTGGCCGGGCCGAGCACCTTGATCACGGAACCGGCGATCTTCGCCGATTTAGACGCGCCCAGCTTGGCCGCACCCGCAGCCGCCAGGCCGTCATCCAGGTGCGTGGCCAGGCCTTCGGTGGCCTCGGTGACGGCCTTGTCGCCGTCGCCGAACATCTTGGCGATACCGTCGTACTGGCTGTCCGGCACGGCATCGAGGGCGGTGGCAATCTTGGATTTGACCTCGGAGGGCAATTCGCTGACGCGGAACTCGAAGTTCGGCTCCTGCATGCCGGTCTTGCCCCAGATCTCCGGTAAGGTCTTGTCCAGCCCCAGGAAGTCCACCAGGCCGCCTTTGCCCAGGGTTTCACCGATCTTGTCGCCCAGGCGCACGAAGTGGCTGGAGCCGCCGGCAAAGCTCAGGAAGTCCTTGGCGATGGTCATGCGCTGCGCCGGGGTTTCACCCAGCTTGCCGCCTTTGCCCACCAGTTGGTAAATCCCGGAGAACAGGCTCACGCCGGCGCCCAGGGAGCCAAGGATGCCCTTGCTGTTGAGGGTGTTGAACACCTCGCCAAGCATGCCGCGATCGGCCACCGGAATGTAGGGTTTGCTCAAGGCGGTTTTCAGGTCGGCTTCGCTGATCGCACCGTTTTTCTGGTAGACGGCGCCCAGCTCTTCCAGGGCCTTGGTGACAGCGGCGGATTTTTCCTTGCCTTGCAGGCCCTCGTTGAGGAATTTTTCCAGGGTTTCCTGGGTACGGCGCGGCAAGTCCAGCACGTTGCCCTTGAGCACGCCTTTGAGCAGGCCGAACAGGTCCTTGGTCGCCAGTTCTTTGTTCTCGTCGGAGATCTTGCTCGGGTCCGACAGGATCGCGTTGAGGTCGGTGGTCAAACCGTCGGCCTGGATATTCTGCGCGGCCTTGCTCGCGGCTTCCGGGTCGAACAGCGACAACGACGTCAGGGTATCGCTGAGGTCTTTCTGCGCTTCAAAGGTCTTGCCCTGGCTTTGCAGGTCCTTGAGGTACAGCACGTAATCCGGGTTGGAGGTGAGGTCCAGCAGCTTCTGCTTGATCTCGTCCTTGTTGGGCAGTTTGTTGATCGCCTCGTCCATCTTCGACTTGTAGTCAGCCTGCACGGTCGGGTCGTTGAACAGCTCGCCGATCTGCTTTTGCACGGCCTTGCCGTCGATGATGTCGTGCATGTCAGCCGAGGTCAGCTCGGTTTGCTTGTCATCGAACTCGCGCCAGGTGGTGTTGAACGGGCGCTTGGCCTCTTCGTAGCCGGTGATGCC
The genomic region above belongs to Pseudomonas azotoformans and contains:
- a CDS encoding aliphatic sulfonate ABC transporter substrate-binding protein, which translates into the protein MKAFTQRLFGACALALCLQPLAHAADTDPAEVNLDYAYYSPVSLVLKHFGWLEQALPNSKVGWVLSQGSNRSLEYLNSGGVDFASSASLSAVLSRANGSPIKSVYVYSRAEWTALVVRKDSPFKTVTDLKGKKIAATKGTDPYLFTLRSLQQAGLKKDDVELVHLQHPDGRTALEKGDVDAWAGLDPHMAASEIQAGSRLLYRNKDFNSYGVVSVTEKFAKAHPQTITKVLGAYEKARDWAVKHPDEFAKLLADESGLPLEVAKLQLSRTDLSTPFLSSKDVVASKAAAPILVSEELVRKGVNVDQVIDQLIDTSFGH
- a CDS encoding FecR domain-containing protein, whose product is MSRDVARAAAQWLALLESGAATERDHAALQHWRDSHPQHEQTWQKAQTLRQRFSDLPQALAMASLDRPQPGRRAVLKRALGIAALVPTAWLISRQLPIEAWRADLHTATGERKRMSLADGGSLQLNTATAVDVDLAQRRISLVEGELALNVPGMTAMTVHTRYGELRVSQAEVCVRQLATGCLVSVLKGSVQVRDLSGQMATLQGGQQAPLKASGLGTWVPFDVLQLGWRDGVLTAQNQTLGDFLRELERYRPGVLRWEPSLEDLRVTGSFRLDDTDRILNLLASSLGLEVQARTRYWVTLRKVV
- a CDS encoding LysR family transcriptional regulator, giving the protein MRSPAISPSLFNRLRYKHLHMLVALSSSQNLHRASQALNMSQPAATRMLREIEDMFACDLFERLPRGMRPTALGQELIRFAESALSGLDRCAEDLMARQQGGYGYLSIGTIMGAAPDLVMDSIAQIKSLNPQLRIRIMGDTSDQVIQLLEQGRIDLAISRRNAATDNEHYSFEPLGNERLLVVVHAGHPLAQREQLMLDELVRDWPWILQPQTSPARIGFDQALQDLALPSPADIIECSSVYSMQQLIQLTDAVMVLSESALRDYLKMGLVVALPVALDVRLAPFGMLLRKGEVVSRELGLFIDLLRQKAAML
- a CDS encoding TOBE domain-containing protein — translated: MTIKAINVRNQFKGVIKEILLGEVVSEIDVQTASGIVTSVITTRSVRDLELKVGSEVIAFVKSTEVSIAKL
- a CDS encoding sigma-70 family RNA polymerase sigma factor gives rise to the protein MNDAVVPTLAPELTLSSLYRDHRSWLESWLRRRLGNAWDAADLSQDTFLRVLASAQPIAQMQEPRAYLVTVGKRLLVNFHQRRSLEQAYLKALASLPETCVPSPEQRWLVLETLQALDELLDGLPVLVRRAFLWSQLEGLGYREIAERLDVSERTVKRYMAQAYEHCLLVDL
- a CDS encoding ABC transporter ATP-binding protein, translated to MSAQPLLDIHVARKSFASTTVLKDVRLVLQPREAVSLLGPSGCGKSTLLRIVAGLETDFQGELHSPDGEVAFVFQEPRLMPWLTVEQNIGFSDDSHYDKAWITQLIEEVGLKGFAQALPKALSGGMAQRVAIARGLYSRPQVLLLDEPFSAVDAFTRMKLQDLLLQLAEHHAIALLLVTHDVDEALYLSDRVLVMDNRPSSIRQELAVNLPHPRDRRDPLLAQLKAQSLTELQRAHVI
- a CDS encoding ABC transporter permease, which codes for MTSKTQALPLAAPVVINRSAWPRRLKGLVLPVLILLVLEVVVRVGWLPSYQMPAPSEIAVTLTDLAEGALWKHISASLGRVLLGFAIGASLALVFAAWVGLSREAEAYLEPTFAGLRSIPSLAWVPLLLLWLGIDETSKIVLIAIGAFFPVYLNGVAAIRDIDRKLVEVGQMYGFSRWRLVRRILLPAALPGLFTGLRSGLSLAWMFLVAAELIAATKGLGYLLSDGRETSRPDIVLAAIIVLALLGKVSDGLLAALETRCLAWRDTFQGAGQ